A stretch of Anaeromyxobacter dehalogenans 2CP-1 DNA encodes these proteins:
- the meaB gene encoding methylmalonyl Co-A mutase-associated GTPase MeaB has translation MSSPSIAERVLAGEIRAAARLMRDLDDRLPEAEATLRTLFPRTGRAYVVGLTGAPGAGKSSLTDRLIGHYRRLGKTVGVIAVDPTSPFSGGAILGDRIRMQDHALDEGVFIRSLGTRGHLGGLSRSTSDLVQVMDAMGKDVILVETVGVGQDEIEVATLAHTVVVVAVPGLGDDVQAIKAGVLEIADVFAVNKADREGADRTVRDLQTMLELRRTVMGLGPVPADHDAAHRFTGGPVPPQGPAQAPWEPPIVRTVAVRDEGVAELIAAVDAHRAHLEATGGRREREVARARAAFVAVLRERLMAGALARLEAEKGRLDAVAERIAARSADPYQLAEELAALLRA, from the coding sequence ATGTCCTCCCCATCCATCGCGGAGCGCGTGCTCGCGGGCGAGATCCGCGCCGCCGCCCGCCTCATGCGCGACCTCGACGACCGGCTCCCCGAGGCCGAGGCCACGCTGCGGACCCTGTTCCCGCGGACCGGCCGGGCGTACGTGGTGGGGCTCACCGGCGCGCCCGGCGCCGGCAAGTCCTCGCTCACCGACCGGCTCATCGGCCACTACCGCCGGCTGGGCAAGACGGTCGGCGTGATCGCGGTCGATCCCACCAGCCCGTTCTCGGGCGGCGCCATCCTGGGCGACCGCATCCGGATGCAGGACCACGCGCTCGACGAGGGCGTCTTCATCCGCTCGCTCGGCACCCGCGGCCACCTGGGCGGCCTCTCGCGCTCCACCTCCGATCTGGTCCAGGTGATGGACGCCATGGGCAAGGACGTCATCCTGGTGGAGACGGTCGGGGTCGGGCAGGACGAGATCGAGGTCGCGACGCTGGCGCACACCGTGGTGGTGGTGGCGGTGCCGGGGCTGGGCGACGACGTCCAGGCCATCAAGGCGGGCGTGCTCGAGATCGCCGACGTGTTCGCGGTGAACAAGGCCGACCGGGAGGGCGCCGACCGGACCGTGCGCGACCTGCAGACCATGCTGGAGCTGCGCCGCACGGTCATGGGCCTGGGGCCTGTGCCGGCCGACCACGACGCGGCGCACCGCTTCACCGGCGGCCCGGTGCCGCCCCAGGGCCCGGCCCAGGCGCCCTGGGAGCCGCCCATCGTGCGCACCGTGGCGGTGCGCGACGAGGGCGTGGCGGAGCTGATCGCGGCGGTGGACGCGCACCGCGCGCACCTCGAGGCCACCGGCGGTCGCCGTGAGCGCGAGGTGGCCCGGGCCCGCGCCGCGTTCGTGGCGGTGCTGCGGGAGCGGCTGATGGCCGGGGCGCTGGCGCGCCTAGAGGCGGAGAAGGGGCGGCTGGACGCGGTGGCCGAGCGGATCGCGGCGCGGAGCGCCGACCCGTACCAGCTCGCGGAAGAGCTGGCTGCGCTGCTGCGGGCCTGA